The following coding sequences are from one Triticum dicoccoides isolate Atlit2015 ecotype Zavitan chromosome 4A, WEW_v2.0, whole genome shotgun sequence window:
- the LOC119286450 gene encoding F-box/LRR-repeat protein At3g26922-like isoform X3, which yields MPKEQATVSRRWKAAPEARGGEGIDALPGEVLQHVLSFLPVAEAVQTCVLARRWRDLWKSMPVLRITCEGRILNRRGVRRLNKFVNHLLLLRDRSAPLHACEIELSTFHSQDEPQVNLWIRHALLCQARVLSVHLGRDNNSFELLEDLPLVSLHLTRLELCNVVLNDSILYFSSCPALEELWMRGCYVQADMIMSQSLKRLTILDCIFYPNERTRISVPSLVTLELIECWGRTPLLESMPSLVTGSIKLADCDDCCGKEAGGSCVDVTCENCSSIDDDTGDCVLLNGLSEAKSLELIAEPCVFILKRDLMWCPTFSKLKTLLLNDWCMKANLGALMCFLQHTPVLEKLTIQLCQAPSSRMGTEGSYNLTGQPFVLSNKLKQQQQQHSEAPVERAVAAGYAVVPRN from the exons ATGCCTAAGGAGCAAGCAACGGTCTCCCGCCGTTGGAAGGCGGCGCCCGAGGCGCGTGGCGGCGAGGGGATCGACGCGCTGCCGGGCGAGGTCCTGCAGCACGTACTGTCCTTCTTGCCGGTGGCGGAGGCCGTGCAGACCTGCGTGCTGGCTCGGCGCTGGCGCGACCTCTGGAAGTCCATGCCGGTCCTGCGCATCACCTGCGAGGGCAGGATTCTGAACCGGCGGGGCGTCAGGAGGCTCAACAAGTTTGTGAACCATCTGCTGCTCCTCCGTGACCGCAGCGCGCCCCTGCATGCGTGTGAGATAGAGCTCAGCACTTTCCATAGCCAGGATGAACCGCAGGTCAACTTATGGATCCGGCATGCTCTCTTGTGCCAAGCTCGAGTCCTCAGTGTTCATTTAGGCCGTGATAACAATAGCTTTGAGCTGCTGGAGGACCTGCCTCTCGTCTCTCTGCACTTGACGAGGTTGGAGCTTTGCAACGTAGTGTTAAATGATAGCATTCTGTATTTTTCGAGCTGCCCAGCGCTGGAAGAACTGTGGATGAGGGGTTGCTACGTCCAAGCTGATATGATCATGTCCCAGTCCCTAAAACGCCTGACCATCCTTGACTGCATATTTTATCCAAATGAACGGACTCGGATTTCTGTCCCAAGTCTAGTTACACTGGAATTAATTGAGTGCTGGGGGAGGACTCCTTTGCTTGAAAGCATGCCATCATTAGTAACAGGATCTATTAAGCTTGCCGACTGTGATGATTGTTGTGGTAAAGAAGCTGGTGGTTCGTGTGTCGATGTTACCTGTGAAAATTGCAGTTCCATTGATGATGACACTGGAGATTGTGTGCTTCTCAATGGTTTGTCAGAGGCTAAAAGCTTGGAGTTGATAGCTGAACCTTGTGTG TTTATCCTCAAAAGAGATTTGATGTGGTGCCCTACCTTTAGCAAGTTAAAAACCTTGTTACTCAATGATTGGTGTATGAAGGCCAATCTTGGTGCACTCATGTGCTTTCTCCAACATACACCTGTTCTCGAGAAGCTTACCATCCAGCTTTGTCAG GCACCCAGCAGTCGGATGGGGACTGAAGGAAGCTACAATCTGACGGGACAACCGTTTGTTTTATCTAACAAGCTTAAG cagcagcagcagcagcactctGAAGCACCGGTGGAACGAGCGGTGGCGGCAGGATATGCAGTAGTGCCACGGAATTGA
- the LOC119286450 gene encoding F-box/LRR-repeat protein At3g26922-like isoform X1 — translation MPKEQATVSRRWKAAPEARGGEGIDALPGEVLQHVLSFLPVAEAVQTCVLARRWRDLWKSMPVLRITCEGRILNRRGVRRLNKFVNHLLLLRDRSAPLHACEIELSTFHSQDEPQVNLWIRHALLCQARVLSVHLGRDNNSFELLEDLPLVSLHLTRLELCNVVLNDSILYFSSCPALEELWMRGCYVQADMIMSQSLKRLTILDCIFYPNERTRISVPSLVTLELIECWGRTPLLESMPSLVTGSIKLADCDDCCGKEAGGSCVDVTCENCSSIDDDTGDCVLLNGLSEAKSLELIAEPCVFILKRDLMWCPTFSKLKTLLLNDWCMKANLGALMCFLQHTPVLEKLTIQLCQAPSSRMGTEGSYNLTGQPFVLSNKLKVLEIKCENIDERVHRILTFLSTYSIHVEQINIQQSIGSSEAAAAAAL, via the exons ATGCCTAAGGAGCAAGCAACGGTCTCCCGCCGTTGGAAGGCGGCGCCCGAGGCGCGTGGCGGCGAGGGGATCGACGCGCTGCCGGGCGAGGTCCTGCAGCACGTACTGTCCTTCTTGCCGGTGGCGGAGGCCGTGCAGACCTGCGTGCTGGCTCGGCGCTGGCGCGACCTCTGGAAGTCCATGCCGGTCCTGCGCATCACCTGCGAGGGCAGGATTCTGAACCGGCGGGGCGTCAGGAGGCTCAACAAGTTTGTGAACCATCTGCTGCTCCTCCGTGACCGCAGCGCGCCCCTGCATGCGTGTGAGATAGAGCTCAGCACTTTCCATAGCCAGGATGAACCGCAGGTCAACTTATGGATCCGGCATGCTCTCTTGTGCCAAGCTCGAGTCCTCAGTGTTCATTTAGGCCGTGATAACAATAGCTTTGAGCTGCTGGAGGACCTGCCTCTCGTCTCTCTGCACTTGACGAGGTTGGAGCTTTGCAACGTAGTGTTAAATGATAGCATTCTGTATTTTTCGAGCTGCCCAGCGCTGGAAGAACTGTGGATGAGGGGTTGCTACGTCCAAGCTGATATGATCATGTCCCAGTCCCTAAAACGCCTGACCATCCTTGACTGCATATTTTATCCAAATGAACGGACTCGGATTTCTGTCCCAAGTCTAGTTACACTGGAATTAATTGAGTGCTGGGGGAGGACTCCTTTGCTTGAAAGCATGCCATCATTAGTAACAGGATCTATTAAGCTTGCCGACTGTGATGATTGTTGTGGTAAAGAAGCTGGTGGTTCGTGTGTCGATGTTACCTGTGAAAATTGCAGTTCCATTGATGATGACACTGGAGATTGTGTGCTTCTCAATGGTTTGTCAGAGGCTAAAAGCTTGGAGTTGATAGCTGAACCTTGTGTG TTTATCCTCAAAAGAGATTTGATGTGGTGCCCTACCTTTAGCAAGTTAAAAACCTTGTTACTCAATGATTGGTGTATGAAGGCCAATCTTGGTGCACTCATGTGCTTTCTCCAACATACACCTGTTCTCGAGAAGCTTACCATCCAGCTTTGTCAG GCACCCAGCAGTCGGATGGGGACTGAAGGAAGCTACAATCTGACGGGACAACCGTTTGTTTTATCTAACAAGCTTAAGGTACTTGAAATCAAGTGTGAGAACATTGATGAGAGGGTTCACAGAATTTTAACGTTCTTGAGTACCTATAGCATACATGTTGAGCAAATCAATATCCAGCAGAGTATTGGATCTTCTGAAG cagcagcagcagcagcactctGA
- the LOC119286450 gene encoding F-box/LRR-repeat protein At3g26922-like isoform X4: protein MPKEQATVSRRWKAAPEARGGEGIDALPGEVLQHVLSFLPVAEAVQTCVLARRWRDLWKSMPVLRITCEGRILNRRGVRRLNKFVNHLLLLRDRSAPLHACEIELSTFHSQDEPQVNLWIRHALLCQARVLSVHLGRDNNSFELLEDLPLVSLHLTRLELCNVVLNDSILYFSSCPALEELWMRGCYVQADMIMSQSLKRLTILDCIFYPNERTRISVPSLVTLELIECWGRTPLLESMPSLVTGSIKLADCDDCCGKEAGGSCVDVTCENCSSIDDDTGDCVLLNGLSEAKSLELIAEPCVFILKRDLMWCPTFSKLKTLLLNDWCMKANLGALMCFLQHTPVLEKLTIQLCQAPSSRMGTEGSYNLTGQPFVLSNKLKQQQQHSEAPVERAVAAGYAVVPRN, encoded by the exons ATGCCTAAGGAGCAAGCAACGGTCTCCCGCCGTTGGAAGGCGGCGCCCGAGGCGCGTGGCGGCGAGGGGATCGACGCGCTGCCGGGCGAGGTCCTGCAGCACGTACTGTCCTTCTTGCCGGTGGCGGAGGCCGTGCAGACCTGCGTGCTGGCTCGGCGCTGGCGCGACCTCTGGAAGTCCATGCCGGTCCTGCGCATCACCTGCGAGGGCAGGATTCTGAACCGGCGGGGCGTCAGGAGGCTCAACAAGTTTGTGAACCATCTGCTGCTCCTCCGTGACCGCAGCGCGCCCCTGCATGCGTGTGAGATAGAGCTCAGCACTTTCCATAGCCAGGATGAACCGCAGGTCAACTTATGGATCCGGCATGCTCTCTTGTGCCAAGCTCGAGTCCTCAGTGTTCATTTAGGCCGTGATAACAATAGCTTTGAGCTGCTGGAGGACCTGCCTCTCGTCTCTCTGCACTTGACGAGGTTGGAGCTTTGCAACGTAGTGTTAAATGATAGCATTCTGTATTTTTCGAGCTGCCCAGCGCTGGAAGAACTGTGGATGAGGGGTTGCTACGTCCAAGCTGATATGATCATGTCCCAGTCCCTAAAACGCCTGACCATCCTTGACTGCATATTTTATCCAAATGAACGGACTCGGATTTCTGTCCCAAGTCTAGTTACACTGGAATTAATTGAGTGCTGGGGGAGGACTCCTTTGCTTGAAAGCATGCCATCATTAGTAACAGGATCTATTAAGCTTGCCGACTGTGATGATTGTTGTGGTAAAGAAGCTGGTGGTTCGTGTGTCGATGTTACCTGTGAAAATTGCAGTTCCATTGATGATGACACTGGAGATTGTGTGCTTCTCAATGGTTTGTCAGAGGCTAAAAGCTTGGAGTTGATAGCTGAACCTTGTGTG TTTATCCTCAAAAGAGATTTGATGTGGTGCCCTACCTTTAGCAAGTTAAAAACCTTGTTACTCAATGATTGGTGTATGAAGGCCAATCTTGGTGCACTCATGTGCTTTCTCCAACATACACCTGTTCTCGAGAAGCTTACCATCCAGCTTTGTCAG GCACCCAGCAGTCGGATGGGGACTGAAGGAAGCTACAATCTGACGGGACAACCGTTTGTTTTATCTAACAAGCTTAAG cagcagcagcagcactctGAAGCACCGGTGGAACGAGCGGTGGCGGCAGGATATGCAGTAGTGCCACGGAATTGA
- the LOC119286450 gene encoding F-box/LRR-repeat protein At3g26922-like isoform X2, translating into MPKEQATVSRRWKAAPEARGGEGIDALPGEVLQHVLSFLPVAEAVQTCVLARRWRDLWKSMPVLRITCEGRILNRRGVRRLNKFVNHLLLLRDRSAPLHACEIELSTFHSQDEPQVNLWIRHALLCQARVLSVHLGRDNNSFELLEDLPLVSLHLTRLELCNVVLNDSILYFSSCPALEELWMRGCYVQADMIMSQSLKRLTILDCIFYPNERTRISVPSLVTLELIECWGRTPLLESMPSLVTGSIKLADCDDCCGKEAGGSCVDVTCENCSSIDDDTGDCVLLNGLSEAKSLELIAEPCVFILKRDLMWCPTFSKLKTLLLNDWCMKANLGALMCFLQHTPVLEKLTIQLCQAPSSRMGTEGSYNLTGQPFVLSNKLKVLEIKCENIDERVHRILTFLSTYSIHVEQINIQQSIGSSEAAKIPTC; encoded by the exons ATGCCTAAGGAGCAAGCAACGGTCTCCCGCCGTTGGAAGGCGGCGCCCGAGGCGCGTGGCGGCGAGGGGATCGACGCGCTGCCGGGCGAGGTCCTGCAGCACGTACTGTCCTTCTTGCCGGTGGCGGAGGCCGTGCAGACCTGCGTGCTGGCTCGGCGCTGGCGCGACCTCTGGAAGTCCATGCCGGTCCTGCGCATCACCTGCGAGGGCAGGATTCTGAACCGGCGGGGCGTCAGGAGGCTCAACAAGTTTGTGAACCATCTGCTGCTCCTCCGTGACCGCAGCGCGCCCCTGCATGCGTGTGAGATAGAGCTCAGCACTTTCCATAGCCAGGATGAACCGCAGGTCAACTTATGGATCCGGCATGCTCTCTTGTGCCAAGCTCGAGTCCTCAGTGTTCATTTAGGCCGTGATAACAATAGCTTTGAGCTGCTGGAGGACCTGCCTCTCGTCTCTCTGCACTTGACGAGGTTGGAGCTTTGCAACGTAGTGTTAAATGATAGCATTCTGTATTTTTCGAGCTGCCCAGCGCTGGAAGAACTGTGGATGAGGGGTTGCTACGTCCAAGCTGATATGATCATGTCCCAGTCCCTAAAACGCCTGACCATCCTTGACTGCATATTTTATCCAAATGAACGGACTCGGATTTCTGTCCCAAGTCTAGTTACACTGGAATTAATTGAGTGCTGGGGGAGGACTCCTTTGCTTGAAAGCATGCCATCATTAGTAACAGGATCTATTAAGCTTGCCGACTGTGATGATTGTTGTGGTAAAGAAGCTGGTGGTTCGTGTGTCGATGTTACCTGTGAAAATTGCAGTTCCATTGATGATGACACTGGAGATTGTGTGCTTCTCAATGGTTTGTCAGAGGCTAAAAGCTTGGAGTTGATAGCTGAACCTTGTGTG TTTATCCTCAAAAGAGATTTGATGTGGTGCCCTACCTTTAGCAAGTTAAAAACCTTGTTACTCAATGATTGGTGTATGAAGGCCAATCTTGGTGCACTCATGTGCTTTCTCCAACATACACCTGTTCTCGAGAAGCTTACCATCCAGCTTTGTCAG GCACCCAGCAGTCGGATGGGGACTGAAGGAAGCTACAATCTGACGGGACAACCGTTTGTTTTATCTAACAAGCTTAAGGTACTTGAAATCAAGTGTGAGAACATTGATGAGAGGGTTCACAGAATTTTAACGTTCTTGAGTACCTATAGCATACATGTTGAGCAAATCAATATCCAGCAGAGTATTGGATCTTCTGAAG CCGCCAAGATTCCGACGTGTTGA